A portion of the Edaphobacter bradus genome contains these proteins:
- a CDS encoding inositol-3-phosphate synthase — protein sequence MSKPSAAANEAASSIKPATGKLGVMIPGMGAVATTLIAGVEAIRRGLAKPIGSTSQMGTIRLGKRTEGRSPLIKDFVPLASLDDLVFTGWDIFGGNLYDAAKTAQVLDRDQLDEIKPFLQSIEPMPAVFNQHYVKRLEGKSVKTGKNKCDLANQIRNDIAEFKTKTDRQVMIWCGSTEIFLEQTAVHQSLAAFEKGLVEDDPNISPSMLYAWAALKEGVPFINGAPNLTVDIPALNELSRKMNAPICGKDYKTGQTFIKTVLAPAFKVRNLGVSGWYSTNILGNRDGEVLDDPESFKTKEVSKLGVLEHIFQPHLHPELYGDIYHKVRINYYPPRGDNKEGWDNIDIFGWLGYPMQLKVDFLCRDSILAAPLALDLILFMDLAARTPSLRGVGIQEWLSFYFKDPDSAPGVYPEHDLFIQHMKLKNTLRHIMGEDLITHLGLDYYGE from the coding sequence ATGTCTAAACCCAGCGCCGCTGCCAACGAGGCGGCCAGCAGCATCAAGCCAGCCACAGGAAAACTTGGGGTCATGATTCCCGGCATGGGAGCCGTCGCAACGACGCTCATCGCCGGTGTCGAAGCCATCCGCCGCGGACTCGCCAAGCCAATCGGATCCACCTCGCAAATGGGAACCATCCGCCTCGGCAAGCGCACCGAAGGCCGCAGCCCGCTCATCAAGGACTTCGTCCCCCTCGCCTCGCTCGACGACCTCGTCTTCACCGGCTGGGACATCTTCGGCGGCAACCTCTACGACGCCGCCAAGACCGCGCAGGTTCTCGACCGCGACCAGCTAGACGAGATCAAGCCCTTCCTCCAGTCCATCGAGCCCATGCCTGCCGTCTTCAACCAGCACTACGTCAAGCGGCTCGAAGGCAAGTCCGTCAAGACCGGCAAGAACAAGTGCGACCTCGCCAACCAGATCCGCAACGACATCGCCGAGTTCAAGACCAAGACCGATCGCCAGGTTATGATCTGGTGCGGCTCCACCGAGATCTTCCTCGAACAGACCGCCGTCCACCAGTCCCTCGCCGCTTTTGAAAAGGGCCTCGTCGAGGACGACCCCAACATCTCCCCCTCGATGCTCTACGCCTGGGCCGCGCTGAAAGAGGGCGTTCCCTTCATCAACGGCGCGCCCAACCTCACCGTCGACATCCCCGCGCTCAACGAGCTCTCCCGCAAGATGAACGCCCCCATCTGCGGCAAGGACTACAAGACCGGCCAGACCTTCATCAAGACCGTCCTCGCACCCGCCTTCAAGGTTCGCAACCTTGGAGTCAGTGGCTGGTACTCCACCAACATCCTCGGCAACCGCGACGGCGAGGTTCTCGACGACCCCGAGTCCTTCAAGACCAAAGAGGTCTCCAAGCTCGGCGTCCTCGAGCACATCTTCCAGCCGCACCTGCACCCTGAACTGTACGGAGACATCTACCACAAGGTCCGCATCAACTATTACCCGCCACGTGGTGATAACAAAGAGGGTTGGGACAACATCGACATCTTCGGTTGGCTCGGCTATCCGATGCAGCTCAAGGTCGACTTCCTCTGTCGCGACTCCATCCTCGCCGCGCCGCTCGCTCTCGACCTCATCCTCTTTATGGACCTCGCCGCCCGCACGCCATCGCTGCGCGGCGTCGGCATCCAGGAGTGGCTGAGCTTCTACTTCAAGGATCCAGACAGCGCCCCCGGCGTCTACCCCGAGCACGACCTCTTCATTCAGCACATGAAGCTAAAAAACACCCTCCGCCACATCATGGGCGAAGAC